One Marinibacterium anthonyi genomic region harbors:
- a CDS encoding Capsule polysaccharide biosynthesis protein codes for MARPILFHLPNDWLTPSTEGVLPFYKALRAGLEAEGRSVEFRAIDKAGVVAAADRDDAIHLVNHGRLRHPRVWNAGIAYVYPFWNVDPWGIRAFSSIASRRFDPASVPVDDARPFFRRLRKRLVGGRSSRYPQAGELAVLPEGAVAVFLQSEAHRDVEETCYLTREQMVATVLDATPGPVVIKPHPRDSDPATADWLAGLAARYPRLVVSGANIHDILGACDRVVTINSAVGIEACLHRKPVILCGQSDFHHIARVARSVDDLAAMVTEPARRRAYDRYIYWYFGLNCLSTTEPGLARRFLERVEG; via the coding sequence ATGGCCCGCCCGATCCTCTTTCATTTGCCGAACGACTGGCTCACCCCCTCGACCGAGGGGGTGTTGCCGTTTTACAAGGCCCTGCGCGCGGGGCTGGAGGCCGAAGGCCGGTCCGTGGAATTCCGGGCCATCGACAAGGCGGGTGTCGTGGCGGCGGCGGACCGCGATGACGCCATCCACCTGGTCAACCACGGCCGCCTGCGCCATCCGCGCGTGTGGAACGCGGGCATCGCCTATGTCTATCCGTTCTGGAACGTTGATCCCTGGGGTATCCGGGCGTTTTCGTCGATCGCGTCCCGGCGGTTCGATCCCGCCTCGGTCCCCGTGGACGACGCGCGCCCGTTCTTTCGCCGCCTGCGCAAGCGGCTGGTCGGGGGCCGCAGTTCCCGGTATCCGCAGGCCGGCGAGTTGGCGGTTCTGCCCGAAGGCGCGGTGGCCGTCTTTCTGCAGAGCGAGGCGCACCGGGACGTCGAGGAGACCTGTTACCTGACCCGCGAGCAGATGGTGGCGACGGTGCTGGACGCCACGCCCGGGCCCGTGGTGATCAAGCCGCATCCGCGCGACAGCGACCCGGCGACGGCGGATTGGCTGGCGGGGCTGGCGGCCAGGTATCCGCGGCTGGTGGTGTCGGGGGCGAATATCCATGACATCCTGGGCGCGTGCGACCGGGTCGTGACGATCAATTCGGCGGTGGGGATCGAGGCCTGTCTGCACCGCAAGCCGGTGATCCTGTGCGGGCAGTCCGATTTCCATCACATCGCGCGGGTGGCCCGGTCGGTCGACGACCTGGCCGCGATGGTCACGGAGCCCGCGCGGCGGCGGGCCTATGATCGCTACATCTACTGGTATTTCGGGCTGAATTGCCTGAGCACGACCGAGCCCGGCCTGGCGCGGCGGTTCCTTGAGCGGGTCGAGGGCTAG
- the ribH1 gene encoding 6,7-dimethyl-8-ribityllumazine synthase 1, which produces MAANEIHYALPRASFDEAPKVLIVVAPYYKDIADNLIAGAKAEIEAVGGTWEVAEVPGSLEVPTAIGMAARLCDFDAYVALGCVIRGETTHYDTVCNDSSRAIQLMGLQGLCIGNGILTVENRDQAVVRADPKDQNKGGGAAAAALHLLALSRKWGDRSKGVGFKMSAGDFLSSDR; this is translated from the coding sequence ATGGCTGCCAACGAAATCCATTATGCGCTGCCCCGCGCCAGTTTCGACGAAGCGCCCAAGGTGCTGATCGTCGTGGCGCCCTATTACAAGGACATCGCCGACAACCTGATCGCCGGCGCCAAGGCCGAGATCGAGGCCGTGGGCGGGACCTGGGAGGTGGCCGAGGTGCCCGGATCGCTGGAAGTGCCGACCGCCATCGGCATGGCGGCGCGGCTGTGCGACTTTGATGCCTACGTGGCGCTTGGCTGCGTGATCCGGGGCGAGACCACCCATTACGACACGGTCTGCAACGATTCGAGCCGGGCGATCCAGCTGATGGGCCTGCAGGGGCTGTGCATCGGCAACGGCATCCTGACGGTGGAAAATCGCGACCAGGCCGTGGTGCGCGCCGATCCGAAGGATCAGAACAAGGGCGGCGGGGCTGCTGCTGCGGCCTTGCATCTTCTGGCGCTCAGCCGTAAGTGGGGCGATCGCTCCAAGGGTGTCGGGTTCAAGATGTCCGCGGGCGATTTCCTGTCTTCCGATCGCTGA
- a CDS encoding DksA-like zinc finger domain containing protein: MAGGWSRDGAVNEQIEASIADELARMKAQKAPVGESLTHCAECEEEIPEARRLARPGVKLCLDCQQERDGAFKARGGINRRGSKDSQLK, translated from the coding sequence ATGGCTGGCGGATGGTCGCGCGACGGCGCGGTGAATGAACAGATCGAAGCATCCATCGCCGATGAACTGGCGCGGATGAAGGCGCAGAAGGCCCCCGTGGGCGAAAGCCTGACCCATTGCGCCGAATGCGAGGAAGAGATCCCCGAGGCGCGCCGGCTGGCGCGGCCGGGGGTGAAGCTGTGCCTGGATTGCCAGCAGGAACGCGACGGCGCCTTCAAGGCGCGCGGCGGGATCAACCGGCGCGGATCCAAGGACAGCCAGCTGAAGTAG
- a CDS encoding DoxX codes for MGRLNTFAPIVLSIARLIIGLIFMEHGTQKLLGFPASDHAFGMFSLPWFAGIVELACGALIAVGFMTRPAAFLASGTMAVAYFVAHAPNSFFPVNNGGDAAILYCFFFLYLVFAGPGPISIDRILGHDPHPPKTRI; via the coding sequence ATGGGACGACTGAACACATTCGCACCGATCGTGCTGAGCATCGCTCGGCTGATCATCGGGCTTATCTTCATGGAACATGGCACCCAGAAACTGCTGGGCTTCCCGGCCAGCGACCATGCCTTCGGCATGTTTTCGCTGCCCTGGTTCGCGGGAATCGTCGAACTGGCTTGCGGCGCGCTGATCGCGGTCGGCTTCATGACCCGTCCTGCCGCCTTCCTCGCCTCGGGCACCATGGCGGTGGCCTACTTCGTCGCCCACGCGCCGAACAGCTTCTTCCCCGTCAACAACGGCGGCGACGCGGCGATCCTTTACTGTTTCTTCTTCCTCTACCTGGTGTTCGCCGGCCCCGGCCCGATCAGCATCGACCGCATCCTGGGCCACGACCCCCATCCGCCCAAGACGCGCATCTGA
- the ribE gene encoding Riboflavin synthase yields the protein MFTGIVTDIGTVTELTQRGDLTARITTSYDTGGIDIGASIASDGVCLTVIALGDDWYEVQVSAETVSKSNLGAWEVGKRVNLERALKVGDELGGHIVSGHVDGVAEVISVEDEGDSTRFAFRAPDALARFIAPKGSVALNGTSLTVNDVQGSVFGINVIPHTKEVTTWGGVAVGDKVNLEIDTMARYVARLTEAS from the coding sequence ATGTTTACGGGGATCGTCACCGATATCGGGACCGTGACCGAGCTTACCCAGCGCGGCGACCTGACCGCCCGCATCACCACCAGCTACGACACCGGGGGCATCGACATCGGCGCCTCGATCGCGTCGGACGGGGTGTGCCTGACCGTGATCGCCCTGGGCGACGACTGGTACGAGGTTCAGGTCAGCGCCGAGACCGTGTCGAAATCGAACCTGGGCGCCTGGGAGGTCGGCAAACGCGTCAACCTGGAACGCGCGCTGAAGGTCGGCGACGAACTGGGCGGGCATATCGTGTCGGGCCACGTGGATGGCGTGGCCGAGGTGATATCGGTCGAGGACGAGGGCGACAGCACGCGCTTTGCCTTCCGCGCGCCGGACGCTCTGGCCAGGTTCATCGCGCCGAAGGGATCGGTGGCGCTGAACGGCACCTCGCTGACCGTCAACGACGTGCAGGGATCGGTCTTTGGCATCAACGTCATACCGCATACCAAGGAGGTCACCACCTGGGGCGGGGTCGCCGTGGGGGACAAGGTGAACCTTGAGATCGACACGATGGCGCGCTACGTGGCGCGTCTGACGGAGGCGTCCTGA
- the rluD gene encoding Ribosomal large subunit pseudouridine synthase D, protein MGVRVILFQVADNPPPRLDKALSRDVPENASLSRTRLARLIADGAVTVDGAVTTDPKARVEPGAEIAITVQEAEESHIEAEAIPLEITFEDDELIVVNKPAGMVVHPAPGTPSGTLVNALLAHCGDNLSGVGGVKRPGIVHRIDKETSGLLVVAKTDAAHHGLAEQFARHTAERAYQALVHGVPDAADPRLRGTRGVSFEPGNVLKITTGLDRHRTDRQKQAVRFDGGRHAVTRARVEETFGTPPCLALVECRLETGRTHQIRVHMAHAGHGLIGDPVYGGSRKMPGKALSDAAAEAVRGFDRQALHAAVLGFVHPVTGADLRFEAPLPEDFAQLLAVLRA, encoded by the coding sequence ATGGGCGTTCGTGTCATCTTGTTCCAGGTGGCGGACAATCCGCCGCCGCGCCTTGATAAGGCGCTTTCCCGGGATGTGCCAGAGAACGCGTCGCTGTCGCGCACGCGGCTGGCGCGGCTGATCGCCGATGGCGCGGTCACGGTGGACGGCGCCGTGACGACCGACCCCAAGGCCAGGGTCGAGCCGGGAGCCGAGATCGCGATCACCGTGCAGGAGGCCGAGGAAAGCCATATCGAGGCCGAGGCGATCCCGCTTGAGATCACATTCGAGGATGACGAGCTGATCGTGGTGAACAAGCCCGCCGGCATGGTGGTGCATCCCGCGCCCGGCACGCCGTCGGGCACGCTGGTCAATGCGCTGCTGGCCCATTGCGGCGACAACCTGTCGGGTGTCGGGGGCGTCAAGCGGCCCGGCATCGTGCACCGGATCGACAAGGAAACGTCCGGTCTGCTGGTCGTGGCCAAGACCGACGCCGCCCATCACGGCCTGGCCGAACAATTTGCCAGACACACCGCCGAACGGGCTTACCAGGCGCTGGTGCACGGGGTGCCGGACGCGGCCGATCCGCGCCTGCGCGGCACGCGCGGCGTCAGCTTCGAACCGGGCAACGTGCTGAAGATCACCACCGGGCTCGACCGGCACCGGACCGACCGGCAGAAACAGGCGGTGCGGTTCGACGGCGGTCGCCACGCGGTCACGCGGGCGCGCGTCGAAGAGACATTCGGCACCCCGCCGTGCCTGGCGCTGGTGGAATGCCGGCTGGAAACCGGTCGGACGCATCAGATCCGCGTGCACATGGCCCATGCCGGTCACGGGCTGATCGGCGATCCGGTCTATGGCGGGTCGCGCAAGATGCCCGGCAAGGCGCTGTCGGACGCCGCCGCCGAGGCGGTGCGCGGCTTCGACCGGCAGGCGCTGCACGCCGCGGTGCTGGGATTCGTGCATCCCGTCACCGGCGCGGACCTGCGGTTCGAAGCGCCCCTGCCTGAGGATTTCGCCCAGCTGCTGGCGGTGTTGCGCGCCTAA
- a CDS encoding topology modulation protein, translating to MASGILRSGGRVQRLIVTGANGAGKSHVAARLSAERPDIPLVCFDSIKLLEGWRQRPRPEIDAELSRVVAGEAWILEGGPSLLRQALPRAQAVLWLDPPEVTRAWRLMIRPWRTLGRTRPELPEGNPDWPLQQYRFAIRSLRNGARFRRIVADALDGANVLEGDVVLWRCRTARQVDAAIHAWGRAAGRAP from the coding sequence ATGGCTTCGGGCATATTGCGTTCGGGGGGCCGGGTGCAGCGGCTGATCGTGACCGGCGCCAACGGGGCGGGCAAAAGCCATGTGGCGGCCCGGCTGAGCGCCGAGCGGCCAGATATCCCGCTGGTGTGTTTCGATTCGATCAAGCTGCTGGAGGGGTGGCGGCAACGGCCCAGGCCGGAGATCGACGCCGAGTTGTCGCGTGTCGTGGCCGGGGAGGCCTGGATCCTTGAAGGAGGCCCGAGCCTGCTGCGGCAGGCCTTGCCCCGGGCGCAGGCGGTGCTGTGGCTGGATCCGCCGGAGGTGACGCGGGCATGGCGCCTGATGATCCGGCCCTGGCGCACCCTTGGACGGACCCGTCCCGAACTGCCGGAGGGGAATCCCGACTGGCCGCTGCAGCAATACCGGTTCGCCATCCGCAGCCTGCGCAACGGGGCGCGGTTTCGCCGCATCGTGGCCGATGCGCTGGACGGGGCCAACGTGCTGGAGGGGGACGTGGTGTTGTGGCGGTGCCGGACAGCGCGGCAGGTGGATGCCGCAATTCACGCGTGGGGGAGGGCTGCCGGCAGGGCACCGTAA
- the bioC_1 gene encoding Malonyl-CoA O-methyltransferase BioC, which translates to MQDRWTDGEAYERYVGRWSRLTGKGFLDWLDTAPGQRWLDLGCGSGALSAQILARCDPRAVTGVEPSEAFRATAEAAIDDSRARFLAGSGEAIPLDDASVDVAVSGLVLNFIPDKPRALAELKRCVTPGGTIAAYVWDYAGHAQFIRFFWDAACALDPAARALDEGPRFPLCHPGALEALFAGAGLKDVRTAPIDIVTPFTDFDEYWTPFLSGIGPAPGYCAALDAPARDRLRARLAEILPTDPDGRILLAARAWAVCGQR; encoded by the coding sequence ATGCAGGATAGGTGGACCGATGGCGAGGCCTACGAACGATACGTGGGCCGGTGGAGCCGGCTGACCGGCAAGGGATTCCTCGACTGGCTCGATACGGCCCCGGGCCAGCGCTGGCTGGACCTCGGCTGCGGCAGCGGGGCGCTGAGCGCGCAGATCCTGGCGCGCTGCGATCCCCGTGCGGTCACCGGGGTGGAGCCGTCGGAAGCATTCCGGGCGACCGCCGAAGCCGCCATCGACGATTCCCGCGCCCGTTTCCTGGCGGGCAGCGGCGAGGCGATCCCGCTGGACGACGCATCGGTGGATGTCGCCGTCTCGGGGCTGGTGCTGAACTTCATCCCCGACAAGCCGCGCGCCCTGGCCGAGCTGAAGCGTTGCGTAACGCCGGGCGGCACGATTGCCGCCTATGTCTGGGATTACGCCGGTCATGCCCAGTTCATCCGCTTCTTCTGGGACGCGGCCTGCGCGCTGGACCCCGCGGCGCGGGCGCTGGACGAAGGCCCGCGCTTTCCGCTGTGTCATCCGGGCGCACTGGAGGCGTTGTTCGCCGGCGCGGGGCTGAAGGATGTCCGGACGGCGCCGATCGACATCGTGACCCCGTTCACCGATTTCGACGAGTACTGGACCCCGTTCCTGAGCGGGATCGGTCCCGCGCCCGGCTATTGCGCCGCGCTGGACGCACCCGCGCGCGACCGGTTGCGGGCCCGTCTGGCCGAAATCCTGCCGACCGATCCGGATGGCCGGATCCTTCTGGCGGCCCGCGCCTGGGCCGTGTGCGGGCAGAGGTAA
- the afr_2 gene encoding 1,5-anhydro-D-fructose reductase, with protein MTDPVRWGILGAAKFAREHMGPAIHAASGAELAGLATGSPDKAAAFQDFAPRLQVYDDYDALLADPGIDAVYVPLPNHLHVDWTLKAIAAGKAVLCEKPIALQAAEIDTIIAARDKAGVLAAEAFMIVHHPQWQLVRDWIAEGKIGDLVHVRGAFSFDNAADVTNIRNRTETGGGALRDIGVYVLGSVRFATGQEPVEIGAKIRWDNGIDGFAAIDATFPGFTYASYVSMRMAPFQEMSFHGTKGTIRLTTPFNAGVFGEARVELHHPDLVVETRRFPRVNHYVLQVENFGQSLRDGTPYGCPLEFTRGTQAALDRIYAGAESL; from the coding sequence ATGACCGATCCGGTGCGCTGGGGCATTCTGGGCGCTGCGAAATTCGCGCGGGAACACATGGGCCCTGCGATCCATGCCGCCAGTGGGGCGGAACTGGCCGGGCTGGCGACGGGTTCGCCCGACAAGGCGGCCGCGTTCCAGGACTTTGCGCCGCGACTGCAGGTGTATGACGATTACGACGCGCTGCTGGCCGATCCGGGGATCGACGCGGTCTACGTGCCCCTGCCCAACCATCTGCACGTGGACTGGACGCTGAAGGCGATCGCTGCGGGCAAGGCGGTTCTGTGCGAGAAGCCGATCGCGCTGCAGGCGGCGGAGATCGACACGATCATCGCGGCCCGCGACAAGGCCGGCGTGCTGGCGGCCGAGGCGTTCATGATCGTGCATCACCCGCAATGGCAGCTGGTGCGGGACTGGATCGCCGAGGGGAAGATCGGGGACCTGGTGCATGTGCGGGGGGCGTTTTCCTTCGACAATGCGGCCGACGTGACCAACATCCGCAACCGGACTGAAACGGGGGGCGGGGCCTTGCGCGACATCGGGGTCTACGTGCTGGGATCGGTGCGCTTCGCGACTGGGCAGGAACCGGTAGAGATCGGGGCGAAGATCCGCTGGGACAACGGGATCGACGGCTTTGCCGCGATCGATGCGACCTTCCCGGGCTTCACCTATGCGTCCTACGTGTCGATGCGGATGGCGCCCTTCCAGGAGATGTCGTTTCACGGCACGAAAGGGACGATCCGGTTGACGACCCCGTTCAACGCCGGGGTCTTCGGCGAGGCGCGGGTCGAGCTGCATCATCCCGACCTGGTGGTCGAGACGCGGCGCTTTCCACGGGTCAATCACTACGTCCTGCAGGTCGAGAATTTCGGCCAGAGCCTGCGGGACGGCACCCCCTATGGCTGCCCGCTGGAATTCACCCGCGGCACCCAGGCGGCGCTGGACCGGATCTATGCGGGGGCGGAGAGCCTGTAG
- the cya_12 gene encoding Cyclolysin has translation MAQSGTVQTITADNLIVGTPADDVLQGEETQSDEIRGGGGNDEIHGLGQDDLLFGGNGDDTIYGDGSAYWFADQGNDIIYGGNGNDTLYGYDGNDEIYGGDGDDSIFGDDYYYDGRNHDDLLVGGNGSDYIEAGLGNDVLKGGNGNDALVITAGGRNLLLGGNGNDILRGGYDQDILYGGAGLDDLWGGAGDDDLWGGDGDDYLAGGEDDDTLHGEDGEDVLYGDGGDDVLLGENGADELHGGEGDDTLYAGDQIPSLFIGYAYDTLYGDGGDDTLYAGHDAVKMYGGTGNDVLHGETATWASDSYGPDLYSCYLHGEEGDDIIKGAAVGESDLRGGDGNDRILGTGLYDSAYGGAGDDYLKLNGALDGGDGDDVLIAVGGYRSWLTGGDGDDRLVGSDDDDTLTGDAGNDKLSGGGGDDDLDGGKDDDFLDGGLGDDFLFGSTGNDIILGGGGTDTATGGGGADRFLVQRDQAPGFLWITDFVSTADTVEIESLSDPTYSQKSWGLRIDFETDEGLQTVGLMDLTMADLTAGDIVVTLY, from the coding sequence ATGGCCCAAAGCGGCACGGTTCAGACCATCACCGCCGACAACCTGATCGTCGGCACGCCCGCGGACGACGTCCTGCAGGGCGAGGAAACGCAAAGCGACGAGATTCGCGGCGGCGGCGGCAATGACGAGATCCATGGCCTTGGCCAGGACGACCTGTTGTTCGGCGGCAATGGCGACGACACGATCTACGGCGACGGCAGCGCCTACTGGTTCGCCGACCAGGGCAACGACATCATCTACGGCGGCAACGGCAACGACACGCTGTACGGCTATGACGGCAATGACGAGATCTACGGCGGCGACGGCGACGATTCGATCTTTGGCGACGATTACTATTACGACGGTCGCAATCACGACGACCTGCTCGTCGGCGGCAATGGCAGCGACTATATCGAAGCCGGCCTTGGCAACGACGTGCTCAAGGGCGGCAACGGCAACGACGCGCTGGTGATCACCGCGGGGGGCCGGAACCTGTTGCTGGGCGGCAATGGCAACGACATCCTGCGCGGCGGCTACGACCAGGACATTTTGTATGGCGGGGCCGGCCTGGATGACCTCTGGGGCGGCGCGGGCGACGACGACCTCTGGGGCGGCGACGGCGACGACTACCTGGCGGGCGGCGAAGACGACGACACGCTGCACGGCGAGGACGGCGAAGACGTGCTGTACGGCGACGGCGGCGACGACGTTTTGTTGGGCGAAAACGGCGCCGACGAACTGCACGGCGGCGAAGGCGACGACACGCTGTACGCCGGCGATCAGATCCCGTCCCTCTTCATCGGCTATGCCTATGACACGCTTTACGGCGATGGCGGCGATGACACGCTTTACGCGGGCCACGACGCGGTGAAGATGTACGGCGGCACCGGCAACGACGTGCTGCACGGGGAAACCGCCACCTGGGCCTCGGACAGCTATGGGCCGGATCTCTATTCCTGCTACCTCCACGGCGAGGAAGGCGATGACATCATCAAGGGCGCCGCGGTGGGCGAATCCGACCTGCGCGGCGGCGATGGCAATGACCGGATCCTGGGCACCGGGCTTTACGACAGCGCCTATGGCGGTGCCGGCGACGATTACCTCAAGCTCAACGGCGCGCTTGACGGCGGCGACGGTGACGACGTGCTGATCGCCGTGGGCGGCTATCGCAGCTGGCTGACGGGCGGCGACGGCGACGACCGGCTGGTCGGAAGCGATGACGACGACACCCTGACCGGCGATGCCGGAAACGACAAGCTGTCGGGCGGCGGGGGCGACGACGACCTGGATGGCGGCAAGGATGACGACTTTCTCGACGGCGGGCTGGGCGACGATTTCCTCTTCGGCAGCACCGGCAACGACATCATCCTGGGCGGCGGCGGCACCGATACGGCCACCGGCGGTGGCGGCGCCGACCGGTTTCTGGTTCAGCGCGACCAGGCGCCCGGGTTCCTCTGGATCACTGACTTCGTCTCGACCGCGGACACGGTCGAAATCGAATCCCTGTCCGACCCGACCTATTCCCAGAAATCCTGGGGCCTCAGGATCGATTTCGAAACCGACGAGGGCCTGCAGACCGTCGGCCTGATGGACCTGACCATGGCGGATCTGACCGCCGGAGACATCGTCGTCACGCTTTACTAA
- a CDS encoding TDP-fucosamine acetyltransferase yields MGDIVLRQFRAEDAPWLVERHQTLYAAAEGFDDTFGPLVADILAAFVADHDPERERGWIAEEDGQRLGSIFCVRLSDEVAKLRLFLLVPEARGKGLGKRLLATCMGFAKGHGYREMQLWTHESHTAACALYRAAGWELTDAVPVTSFGVPLVEQSWRITL; encoded by the coding sequence ATGGGAGATATCGTTCTGAGACAATTCCGCGCCGAGGATGCGCCCTGGCTGGTCGAGCGTCACCAGACGCTTTACGCCGCAGCCGAGGGATTCGACGACACGTTCGGCCCGCTGGTGGCCGATATCCTGGCCGCCTTTGTCGCTGATCACGACCCGGAACGGGAACGGGGCTGGATCGCCGAGGAAGACGGCCAGCGGCTGGGCAGCATCTTTTGCGTGCGGCTGAGCGACGAGGTGGCCAAGCTGCGGCTGTTCCTGCTGGTGCCCGAGGCGCGGGGCAAGGGGCTGGGCAAGCGGCTGCTGGCGACCTGCATGGGGTTCGCGAAGGGCCACGGCTACCGCGAGATGCAGCTGTGGACCCACGAAAGCCACACCGCTGCCTGCGCGCTGTACCGCGCGGCGGGGTGGGAGCTGACGGATGCGGTGCCGGTGACCAGCTTCGGCGTACCACTGGTCGAACAGAGCTGGCGGATCACGCTCTGA
- the rpoH_2 gene encoding RNA polymerase sigma-32 factor — MANYANLPVPSPEGGLNRYLQEIRKFPLLEPEEEYMLAKRWVEEQDTESAHRLVTSHLRLAAKIAMGYRGYGLPQAEVISEANVGLMQAVKRFDPERGFRLATYAMWWIRASIQEYILRSWSLVKLGTTSAQKKLFFNLRKAKAKLGALEEGDLRPENVKQIATDLGVTEQDVVSMNRRMAGSDASLNATVGVEGESAMQWQDWLEDEDADQAGDYEARDELEARRELLAQALDVLNDREKDILTERRLSDQPVTLEDLSGKYGVSRERIRQIEVRAFEKLQKKMRDLAKEKGMMATA, encoded by the coding sequence TTGGCCAATTATGCGAATTTGCCTGTGCCCTCGCCGGAAGGCGGGTTGAACCGTTACCTGCAGGAGATCCGGAAGTTTCCGCTTCTGGAACCCGAAGAAGAATACATGCTGGCCAAGCGCTGGGTCGAGGAACAGGACACCGAGTCGGCGCACCGGCTTGTCACGTCGCACCTTCGCCTGGCCGCCAAGATCGCCATGGGCTACCGGGGCTACGGCCTGCCGCAGGCCGAGGTGATATCGGAAGCGAATGTCGGCCTGATGCAGGCGGTCAAGCGCTTTGACCCCGAACGCGGTTTCCGCCTGGCGACCTATGCCATGTGGTGGATCCGCGCGTCGATACAGGAATACATCCTGCGGTCCTGGTCGCTGGTCAAACTGGGCACGACATCGGCGCAGAAGAAACTGTTCTTCAACCTGCGCAAGGCCAAGGCCAAGCTTGGCGCGCTTGAGGAAGGCGACCTGCGCCCCGAGAACGTCAAGCAGATCGCAACCGACCTGGGCGTGACCGAACAGGACGTGGTGTCGATGAACCGCCGGATGGCCGGCAGCGACGCGTCGCTGAACGCCACCGTGGGCGTCGAAGGCGAAAGCGCCATGCAATGGCAGGACTGGCTGGAAGACGAGGATGCCGACCAGGCCGGCGACTACGAGGCCCGCGACGAGCTGGAAGCGCGGCGCGAACTGCTGGCCCAGGCGCTGGACGTGCTGAACGACCGGGAAAAGGACATCCTGACCGAACGCCGCTTGTCGGACCAGCCGGTCACGTTGGAAGACCTGTCGGGCAAGTACGGCGTCAGCCGCGAACGGATCCGCCAGATCGAGGTTCGCGCCTTCGAGAAGCTGCAGAAGAAGATGCGCGATCTCGCCAAGGAAAAGGGCATGATGGCCACCGCCTGA
- the ribBA_2 gene encoding Riboflavin biosynthesis protein RibBA: MSFETPGPVELDWRDAISSIEEIIEDARNGRMFILVDHEDRENEGDLVIPAQMATPEAINFMATYGRGLICLSLPGTRIDALGLSLMSTNNSSRHETAFTVSIEAREGVSTGISAHDRARTVAVAIDAGKGPGDIATPGHVFPLRARDGGVLVRAGHTEAAVDIARLAGLNPSGVICEIMNEDGTMARLPDLIAFAQKHGLKIGTISDLIGYRRRNDNLVRLSERKSIDSAHGGHWDLRIFTDQTKGAEHIALIKGDITTDEPVLVRMHVMDPMRDIVGACGAERASEFADAMETIAKEGRGVVVLLRDLTMKLTDQSDVSPQTLRQYGLGAQILTSLGLSKMVLVTNSPVPNVVGLEAYGLEITGTHPISKD; encoded by the coding sequence ATGAGCTTTGAAACCCCGGGTCCTGTGGAACTGGACTGGCGCGACGCGATTTCCTCGATCGAGGAAATCATCGAGGATGCCCGGAACGGCCGGATGTTCATCCTGGTCGATCACGAGGATCGCGAGAACGAGGGGGATCTTGTCATCCCCGCGCAGATGGCGACCCCGGAGGCGATCAACTTCATGGCCACCTACGGGCGCGGGCTGATCTGCCTGTCGCTGCCGGGCACGCGGATCGATGCGCTGGGGCTGAGCCTGATGTCGACGAACAATTCGTCGCGTCACGAGACCGCGTTCACCGTGTCCATCGAGGCGCGCGAGGGCGTGTCGACGGGGATTTCGGCCCATGACCGGGCGCGCACCGTCGCCGTGGCGATCGATGCCGGCAAGGGGCCGGGCGACATTGCGACGCCGGGCCACGTGTTTCCGCTGCGCGCGCGCGACGGGGGCGTGCTGGTGCGGGCCGGGCATACCGAGGCGGCCGTGGATATCGCGCGGCTGGCCGGGCTGAACCCGTCGGGCGTGATCTGCGAGATCATGAACGAGGACGGGACCATGGCCCGTCTGCCGGACCTGATCGCGTTCGCCCAGAAGCACGGGCTGAAGATCGGCACGATTTCCGACTTGATCGGCTATCGGCGGCGCAACGACAACCTGGTGCGGTTGAGCGAGCGCAAGTCGATCGACAGTGCCCATGGCGGCCACTGGGACCTGCGGATCTTTACCGACCAGACCAAGGGCGCGGAGCATATCGCGCTGATCAAGGGCGACATCACGACCGATGAACCGGTGCTGGTCAGGATGCACGTGATGGACCCGATGCGCGACATCGTCGGCGCCTGCGGGGCCGAACGGGCCAGCGAATTCGCCGATGCGATGGAGACCATCGCCAAGGAGGGCCGGGGCGTCGTGGTGCTGCTGCGCGACCTGACCATGAAGCTGACCGACCAGAGCGACGTGTCGCCCCAGACGCTGCGGCAATACGGGCTGGGCGCGCAGATCCTGACCTCGCTGGGGCTGTCGAAGATGGTGCTGGTCACCAATTCGCCGGTGCCCAACGTCGTCGGGCTTGAGGCCTACGGGCTGGAAATAACGGGTACGCACCCGATCTCGAAGGACTGA